The genomic interval GACCCGCAAGATCACGCGCTTCCCGATCATCCTGTTCGGCACCAAATACTGGTCCGGCCTGATGGATTGGCTGCGCGAATCGCTCGGCGGCTCCGGCAAGATCGGCCCGGGTGATCTGGACCTGCTGCACCTCACCGACAGCGTCGAGGAGGTGGTGTCGATCATCACCGGCAATGCGGTGGCGGGCGGGGCGGCAGAGGCGACCGGTGCGGAGGATCTGTGGTGAGTGAGCCTGTGGTGCGGCCCTATTCGGTATGTGTGTACTGCTCGGCGAGCACCGCGGATACCGACTACCTGACATTGGCCGCGCAGGTCGGCACCGAGATCGCGAGCCGCGGGTGGCAATTGGTGTCCGGAGGCGGGCACGTGTCGATGATGGGCGCGGTCGCGACCGCCGCCCGCGCGGGTGGGGCGAACACCATCGGCGTGATCCCGAAACACCTGGTGCACAAGGAAGTCGCCGATACCGACGCCGACGAACTGGTCGTCACCGACACCATGCGGCAGCGCAAGCAGGTCATGGAGGACCGCGCCGACGCCTTCCTCACCCTGCCCGGCGGCATCGGCACGCTCGAGGAATTCTTCGAAACCTGGACGGGCGGATATCTGGGCCAGCACGACAAGCCGGTGGTGCTGCTGGACCCGAACGGCTTCTACCGCGGCCTGTTCGACTGGATCGACGAGCTCTATCAGCGAAAGTTCGTGCCGCAGCCCGCTTTGGATCGGATCACAGTGGCTAACACCTTGGCAGAGGCCTTCGCGGCTCTGAAACCCTGAGGAGAACTGCTGTGAGCGAGACACCTACGACCGTGAGCCTGTTCGATCTGGCGAAGGCATTGCCCCGCATGGCATTCGACGCACCGTCGATGCTGCGCGGGGCGAAGGGCATGCTGGTGCGTGGGGACGACAAGGCCTCGGTGGGCCGATACTTCCAGCGCAAAGCGCATCGTCATCCGGACCGGATCTTCCTGCGGTTCGAAGGTGAGAAGTTCACCTACCGCGCGGCCAACGCCGAGGTGAACCGGTACGCGCACGTACTCGCCGACCGCGGCGTCAGCCGGGGTGACGTGGTGGGTGTGCTGATGACCAATCGCCCCGAAACCCTGTTCGTGGCGCTGGCGGTGGTCAAGCTCGGCGCTACCGTGGGCCTGCTCAACTACAACCAGCGCGACGAGGTGCTCACGCACAGCTTCGGCCTGCTCGACAGTGTGCTCGACGTGATCGGCGAGGATTGCCGGGAGGCGTTCGACTCGCTCGCGGAAAAACCGTCGAAGGTGTTGTTCGGCAATGAGCTGCGCGAGGCCGCCCGCACCGCCGACGACTCGGATCCGGCGGTCTGCGAGCAGGTCACCGCACGCGAACGCGCTTTCCTGATCTTCACCTCCGGCACCACCGGTATGCCCAAGGCCAGCGTGATGACGCATCGGCGCTGGACCCAATCCATGGCCGGACTCGGTGGTCTGGGCGTGCGGCTGCACGGCGATGACGCTCTGTACTGCTGCCTGCCGCTCTATCACAACAACGCGCTCACGGTCGCGCTGTCGTCGGTGCTGGCGAACAACGCCACCTACGTGCTGGGCCACAAGTTCTCGGCATCCGGGTTCTGGGACGAGGTCATCCGCGAGGAAGCCACCGCGTTCATCTACATCGGCGAGCTGTGCCGCTATCTGCTGAACCAGCCGGCCAAGCCGACCGACCGGCAGCACCGGGTCCGGCTCGCCGTCGGCAACGGCCTGCGCCCGGAACTGTGGGACGAGTTCAAACGCCGCTTCGGCATCGACCGGATCGTCGAGTTCTACGGTGCCAGTGAGGCTCCCGTCGCGTTCGTCAACGCGTTCGGTGTGGACCGCACCGCCGGATTCACGGTGTTGCCGTACGCGATCGTGGAGTACGACGACGAGAACGGCTCGGTCAAGCGCGATGCGAACGGCAGGTTGCGCCGGGTTGAGCCGGGCGGCGTCGGTCTGCTGCTCGCCAAGGTCACCAGCCGGCAGCCCTTCGACGGCTACACCGACGCGGACGCCACCGAATCCAAGGTGGTACGCGACGCTTTCAAGGACGGCGACGCCTGGTTCGACACCGGCGACCTGGTGCGCGATCAGGGCTGGGGCCATATCGCCTTCGTCGACCGGCTCGGCGACACTTTCCGCTGGAAGGGGGAGAACGTGGCCACCACGCAGGTCGAAGGCGCATTGAACAAGCACGACGCCATCGAGGCGGCCGTTGTCTTCGGCGTCGACCTCCCCGGCGCCGACGGTAAGGCGGGCATGGCCGCGATCACCTTGCGCGACAACGCCGAATTCGACGGCAAGGCGCTCGCCGACCTGGCCTACGACCAGTTGCCCGGCTACGCGGTGCCACTGTTCATCCGGGTGGTCTCCGCGCTGGAACAGACCTCGACCTTCAAGAGCCGCAAAGTCGACCTCCGCAAACAGGGCTACCAGCCGGACGACGACACCGATCTCTATGTTCTGTCGGGGCGTGCGAAGGGATATATCCCCTTCTACGAGGACTATCCCGACGAGGTAGCGGCACGCCGCGCGCCGGAGTAGTGCCACCCGTTGGGGCGAGATTGCTTGCCGCTATCTCGTAGCTACCGGACTGTAGCGTCCATCGGCATGACAGAAACGCAGAGAACTCACACCGTCATGCGTAACTCCGTGATTTCCGCGAGCCTGCTCGCGTCGCTTGCCGCAGCTTGCGTGGCGCTGGGTGGGGTAGCCCAGGCCGCCCCGATCCTAAGCATCCCGTCAGGCAGCAGTGCCGCCCAGCCCGAGGACGAAGCCACCACAGATAACGAAGGCGGCGTCAAGGACGACAGCGGCAAGCCCAAGGAAGGCGCGGTCGGAGAGGCCGGCACCGCGGGCACGGCTCGAGAGCAGAGCGACGAGACCGGCACTGCCGACGGGAGCCGTGCTGCGGACGAGAGCGGTACTGCTCAGGAGAGCGGCACGGCTGGCCAGAGCAACAGTATCGATCAGAGCGGCACGGCTGACCAGAGCGGTACAGCCGACCAGAGCAACAGCATCGATCAGGGCGGCACGGCTCACCAGAGCGGTACAGCCGACCAGAGCAACAGCGTCGACCAGGGCGCCACCGCCGGCCAGAGCAACAGCATCGACCAAAACGGCACCGCCCGGCAGAGCGGTACTGCCGATGAGAACGGCGTCGCCCAGCAGAACGGCACCACCGTTCGGTAAAGCGGAATCCTGTTCAGCGATGCGGCCCGGATGCGTGATGCGCATCCGGGCCGCATCGTCCCGTAGATCTTGATGGGCTGCCCGCTGGGTACAGTCAAGGTCATGTTCAGCCCCGCCGTAGAGCCGCTTCCCACTCTCTGCGGCAAGCCGGTACAGACGGATCGGGCGCTGGTGATGGCGATCGTGAATCGCACCCCCGATTCGTTCTACGACCGGGGCGCGACCTTCAGTGACGCGGCCGCGATGGACGCCGTCGCCCGCGCGGTGCGGGAGGGCGCCGACCTGGTCGACATCGGCGGAGTGAAGGCGGGCCCCGGCGATCTGGTGGACGCCGCCGAAGAAGCGCGCCGCGTGGTCCCGTTTGTCGCGGCGATTCGCGCCGACTATCCCCAGCTATTGATCAGCGTGGATACCTGGCGCGGTGATGTGGCGGCCGCCGCGGTGGCGGCGGGCGCGGACCTGATCAACGACACCTGGGCGGGCGCCGATCCGGAGCTGGTGCGGGTGGCCGCGGAGCTGGGCGCGGGAATCGTGTGCAGTCACACCGGCGGGGCGGTGCCGCGGACCCGCCCGCATCGAGTCCGGTACGCCGATGTGGTCGCCGAAGTGACCGAGACCGTGGTGAACGCGGCCGAGCGGGCGCTCGCCGCCGGGGTGCGCCGGGACTCGATCCTGATCGATCCGACCCACGATTTCGGTAAGAACACCTATCACGGGCTCGAGTTGTTGCGAGCAGTGGACGTTCTCGTAAATACCGGATGGCCGGTGTTGATGGCGCTGAGCAATAAGGATTTCATCGGGGAGACTCTAGGTGTAGAGCTAACCGAGCGATTGGAGGGCACATTGGCAGCAACCGCATGGTCCGCGGCCGCAGGCGCCCGAGTTTTCCGAGTCCACGAAGTTGCCGCGACCCGCCGCGTGGTCGACATGATCGCCGCTATCCAGGGCATCCGGCCCCCCGCACGAACATTGCGAGGTCTGGTATGAGGTTCAGCAATCACCGTCCGCCCGTCGTAACCTCGGGAGGCTCGGCATGACGATCAATACCTGGGACAACCCCGACTGGCCGGTCGAAGAACTGGTCGCCGCCAAGGGGGGCCGCACCGTCTCGGTCGTGCTGCCCGCCCTGAACGAGGAAGCCACCGTCGCCGACGTGGTCGCGAGCATCCGTCCGCTGCTGGGCACACTGGTCGACGAGCTGATCGTGCTCGACTCCGGTTCCACCGATGCCACGGCCGAACGGGCGCGTGCCGCCGGCGCCGAGGTCGTCACGCGGGAACAGGCCGTGCCCGAATTGGAACCGATGCCGGGCAAGGGCGAGGTGCTGTGGCGCTCGCTGGCCGTCGCCGGCGGTGACCTGATCGCCTTCGTCGACTCCGACCTGATCGACCCCGACCCGGCCTTCGTACCGAAGTTGCTGGGGCCCTTGCTGACTGTGGACGACATGCAGTTGGTCAAGGCCTACTATCGTCGTCCGCTGCGCCAGGGTGGCGCGACCGACGCGCACGGCGGCGGCCGCGTTACCGAACTCGTCGCGCGACCCCTGCTGGCCGCCCTGCGCCCCGAGCTGTCCCAGGTGCTGCAGCCGCTGGGCGGCGAATACGCGGGCAGCAGGGAACTTCTCACGTCCGTCCCGTTCGCGCCGGGGTACGGCGTCGAAATCGGTTTGCTGCTGGACACTTACGATCGGCTCGGCCTGGAAGCCATCGGTCAGGTCAACCTCGGTGTCCGGACGCATCGCAACCGCCCCCTCGCCGACCTCGGTGTCATGTCCCGGCAGATCCTGGGCACCGTGCTCGGCCGCAGCGGCGTGCAGGACTCCGGCGCCGCGCTCACCCAATTCCCTTTGGTGGGCGACGCTTTCACCGCCCAGAGCACCGAGGTGTCGCTCACCGATCGGCCGCCGATGAACACCCTGCGCCCGACCCGCGTCGCCGCCTGACTCAGCGGCGGCGGCCGGTGAACAACTCGAGGTGACCGCAGGAAGCGCAACGGTACGCCTCGATCCGCCACGGACCGTTTGGGATTACCGAGGGAGCTGCGGAATGCCGCTCAGTGGTCGGCCGGAGCTTCCGCTTCTTTCTCCAGGCGAGCTCGAATATCGGCGACGGTGAGCTGATTCTCATCGGTGCCGGGGGAGCGCAGCAGCACCGCGAGCAGTCCGACGACGATTACTACGGCTACACCGATGATCACAATGAGGTTCATTTGCCGCCCAGCACACTCGCTCGAACAATAGTTACCGGGTAGCAATCTAATCGGCAGCGGGCATTCTCTGAGAATCAATACGTGGTGAACTGCGACACATCAACTGAAATGGCAAGGTATATCGGTTAATTCGAGACTATAAGCCACTCTGGCAATTGTTCAGCGGCGTGTGCGCGGTGCCATGACGCGCGAATCGGACGGATCATGCCGATAAACCGGTGTGAGGAGATCGGCGTCCACGGGCTCCCCGGTACCGCGGTCGTAGCGCACCGCGATGAGCACCGAGAACAGATGGTTCGCGGCCCGTTCGTGCAATGTGGCCAGGCGGGTGGCGAGCAGGCGAATGGCGCCGAGGGATCCCGGCGGGTGCAGACCATCGATGATCAGGCAGGTGCCGCGGCCGTCCGGGCGGGGCAGCCGGGCGAGATAGGCGATGTCGTGCGGATCGGGGCCACCGGGCCGGTACACGCGTCGTGCGGCGCGATCCTCGATACCGCGCCGCGCGTCGCCCGCCCGCGCGACGGCGCGGCGCAGGCGCGGGTCTGCGGCTATGAGCTGGCGCAAGCTGGGGGAGAGCTCCGGACCGCCCACGATGATCAGTCCGTCGCGGTTCAGGTCGATCGGGCGGCCGGGCAGGAAATGCTCCACGGTCGCGCTGAATCCGAGCTCGTGCAGTAGCTCGGCCAGGCGCGAGGCCGCGGTGGCGTCGGGCGCGCCGAGCACGCGACCCGCCCGCACTTCGGGCGCGATCACCGTGATCGGGCCGTGCCCGAAGAACAGCCCTTCCGGTGCGGGGCCCTGGGTGCTCACCTGATGAATGCGGGCGCGGGAAAGTCCCGCGGCCGCACCGATTCTGGCGAACGTCCAGCCCTCGGCATGAAGTTCCCTGATCACAGCTCTGCGGATGCGGGTCAGTTCGTTGATGGTCTGCTGGGCCGCCGCCACCCCGTCGGTTGCCGCTTTGAGCCGCTCGACCTTGTCTTCGATAGCGAAGACCCGTGCCACGTCATCGGCCGACATGTGCGAAGTCTAGACAGCTGGACACTGTCAGGTGTCTAGTTCGCTTGACGCGGGTGACCTTGTTCGGCCTAGGTGGCGTCGTTGTCGATCGGCGGAGTCTCGTTGCGCTCCAGCGGTTTCTGCAGCTTGGGCATCGAGTAGTCGGGCATCTTGGTGCTGTCCCGGAGATCCCCGACGGCACCGTCGATGTCCTTGAACACCGAATCGTCGCCGCCCAGCAAATGTTTGGTGACCACCGCGCGCGGCGTCATCCCGCGCAACTCGTTCAAGTCGGCCAGCGGCTTACGCAGGTCGTCGAACTCCGGCCCCAGCTCCTGTTTCAGCTGCGACGTCGCTCCGCTGGCGTAATCACGCACCTGACGCAGGCTGCGCGTGGTCCAGCGAACCGCGCCGGGCAGACGCTCCGGGCCGAGGATCACAAGGGCGGCGACGAGCAAGATGACCATCTCACTCCAGCCGATATTGCTGAACACGCCAACAGGCTACCCGGACCGGACCGAACTCTGCCTTGTCGGCTCCCGCGTGGTGCGGACGGAAAGAACGCCGTGCGGGTAGACCCGCACGGCGTTCGTCGAGAGTCGGCAGGCGTTACCCGAAAAGTGGCGGCCGCTCTAGTCGGACTCGAGGGTGACGGGCACGTCTACCTGCCTGCCGTCGCGGATGAGGACGACAGTGACGGTTTCGCCGATTCGGTGGGATTGCACCGCGACGATGAGCTCCTCCGGCCCGGTGACCTCGCGGTTACCGACCTTCACGATGACATCGCCCTCGACGATTCCGGCCTTGGCCGCTGGGCTGCCCTCGGCGACGTCGGCGACGGCGGCTCCGCTCATCTGCTCGTTCGCGACCTGCTTGGTCCGCGGGCTGATGCCGAGCTTCGGATGGTGCATCTGCCCGTCGCGGATCAGGGTCTGCGCGACCGTGGTCACCACGTCGGCGGGGATGGCGAAGCCGAGACCGACCGAACCGCCGGACTCACTGCGGATCGCGGTGTTGATGCCGATGAGCCGGCCCTGCATGTCGACCAGCGCGCCACCGGAGTTACCCGGGTTGATGGCCGCGTCGGTCTGCACCGCGTCGATGACGGCGTTGGTGTCGCTGCCCTCGCCGGCCAGCTTCACCGGCCGGTGCAGCGCGCTGACGATGCCGGAGGTGACGGTCTTGCTCAGTCCGAGCGGTGAACCGACGGCCAGCACGTCGTCACCCACCTGCACGTCGGCGGACTTGCCGATCTCGGCCACGGTGAGGTTCTTCACGTCGACCTTCAGCACCGCCAGGTCGGTCTTCTGATCGCGGCCGACGAGTTGCGCGGGGACCCGGGTGCCGTCGGAGAAGGTGACCTGGATGACGGCGCGGTTGCTCTTGTCCTGCGCGGCCATCGAGATCACGTGGTTGTTGGTGACGACGTAGCCGCCGCCGTCGATCACCACGCCGGATCCGGTGGCGCCATTGTCGCCGACCGTGACGCGGATCGAAACCACCGACGGCAGCACGGCATTGGCCACCTTGGAGATCTGGCCGTGCGGTTGCTCCTGCGAGTCGCCCTGCTCCAGCGTCACTTTGCGGGAGGTGAGGGTCTGGCCGGTCTCGGCTGTCATCCGGCCCACCAGGCCACCGATCAGGCCGATTAGCAGCGCGACCGCGGCGAGCACCGCGAGGGCTTTCGGCGCGACGCGGGAACCGAAGAGAACTTCGCGCGCGCTGAGTTTGCGGGACTCCGGCAGCTCCTGCGGCTGCGGGGTCTCGATCGCGGGCGCGCCGAGGCGGGCCGGCGCGTTCGGATCACGCCACGGATCCACCGGACCGGCGACCGCGGTGTCCGGATCGGCGGCGTCGGGATCACGCTGCAGGATTTCGGTGGAACCCGCCGGACGGCCGAAAGCTTCGGCGAGCACCGAATCCGGCGGCCGATTTTGCAATTCCGGGCCGGGCTGCGGCGCGGAATTCCCGGCGCCGCTCGCGGAATACGCGGCGAAGGAACCGACCTGCCCGGCGGGCCGTCGGAAAGCCGACGCGGTATGCGTATCGACATGCGGCCGATAAACCGGTCTGGGGCCCAATACGGGCGCATCCGACGGCCGCAAGGAGCCGGCAGCCGACGAAGTGGGTGAGTCGAGCTGCCCCCGGCCGGCCGCCGAATCGTTGGTTTCGGCCGATCCGGAGTTCTGCGATTCGGTGGTCACGCGTGAAACTCTACTTGCGCCACCACTGTGCCCACCGGGTCGCGGTGAACGAATCCGGCAGAAAACCGAAAACCGCCTCGGTACGGGAGTTTCCCGCGGCGGGATGCGCCGCGCGTTCCGCGCCCGTGCCGGGCGTCGCTCCGGCGCCGGGCAATTCGCCGAGCGGGATCCGGCTCAGGCTGTCGTGCAGGCGATGCGGAATGCGGATCGGACCGGATTGCCGCAGCGCGACCCGCGCCTGCTGCTGAGCGTCCACCTCGGCCGCGCATTCGGAGCACTGCGCCAAATGCTGGGCGGCCCGCAGATAGGCGTTCATCCGCAGCTCGCCATCCACGTAGGCGGCGATCGCCTCGCTCGCCAGATGCTCGGTGGGACGGAAACGCGGCTTAGCTTCGCCACTCATTCGGTGCTCACCCTTCCGACCGACAACGTCCATGTGCTGGCGGTGCTGCCGGCCTCCGAAGCCGACTGTCGGTTCGGTGCCCGGCTCACCCAAGGCTCGTGGCGGCGGTGACCCGCTGCCCAGCTCCATTATGCGCAAGGTGGTCGCGCAGTGCCTGACGGCCGCGATGGATTCGGCTGCGCACGGTGCCCAGCTTCACCCCCAGGGTCGCGCCGATCTCCTCGTAGGACAGGCCTTCGATGTCACAGAGAACGACCGCGGCGCGGAACTCCGGAGCCAGCGCGTCGAGCGCCGATTGCAGTTCGGGATCCAGTCGGGCGTCGTGGTAGGCATCCTCGGGGGTGGGGCCCTCGGCGGGCACCCGGTCGTAGTCCTCGGGCAGCGCCTCCATGCGGATGCGGTTGCGCCGGCGGACCATGTCCAGGAACAGGTTGGTGGTGATGCGGTGCAGCCAGCCCTCGAAGGTGCCCGGCTGGTAGTTCGACAGGGAGCGGAAGACCCGGATGAACGTCTCCTGGGTGAGATCCTCGGCGTCCTGGGCGTCGCCGGACAGGCGGTAGGCCAGGCGGTAGACGCGATCGGCGTGCTCGCGGACCAGCTCGTCCCAGGACGGCATGACCGAGCGATCACCGGTGGCGTCGAAGGCGGCGGTGCCGCTCAGCTCCTCTTCGGAGATCTCCGCCACTTCGGATTCAGTGGAAAATACCTGCTCAGGAAGGGTCGCCTGTTCGGGAACGTTGGTGGAGTGCCCCGACAGCGCCGCAAACGAACCTTTGACCATGTGGATGGGGCTACCTCCTACTCAGGACCGTAAACACTCGGGACGGTCACGCCGGTTTCGATATCTCGAACCCGTACGTACGGAGTACAACCGACAAGCTGTCTGTCGTTGTTCCCGCATCCCGCGTCGCGCGGTCGGCTGGTCTTGCGTTGCCCCTACTCTTTACTGCCCTTGTATGCCGCGCGTATGGAGATCCTGAGGGTCAGCTGAGAAACTCGGCCGGGTCAAAACCGTGTTGTCACAGAGCCGATAACACGCAGTCCGCACTAGCCTCTTAGAGGTGGCATCGAATCTGGAGCAAAATCTCGCCTACGTGGAGGAATCCGTGGTGGAGGACGAGGTACTCGTCAGCGCACGGGAACGGGCCACCGAGCTGGGCGCGGCGCCGGTGCCGCCGTCGGTCGGAGCTTTGCTGAGTATGTATTCCCAGCTGCTCGGGGCGCGCGCGGTGGTCGAGGTGGGAACCGGGGCGGGAATCAGCGGCCTGTGGCTGCTCGACGGCATGCGCGAAGACGGCACGCTCACCACGATCGATTCCGAACCGGAGCATCAGCGCGCCGCCAAGGAGGCTTTCCGCACCGCGGATATCCCGCCCGCGCGCACCAGGTTGATCAACGGTCGTGCGCTGGACGTGCTGCCGCGCCTCGCGGACGGGGCCTACGATCTCGTCTTCATCGACGCCGCGCCGCTGGAGCATCCGCAGTACGTCGAGCAGGCGGTGCGCCTGCTGCGCCAGGGCGGTGCGATCATCTTGCACAATGCGCTGCTCGGTGGCCGGGTTCCCGATGCGGCACAACGGGATCCGGCCACACAGGCGGTGCGCGCGGCGACGCGTGCGATCGCCGAGGACCCGGAATTGACCAGCGTGCTCATCCCGGTCGGCGACGGTTTGCTCTGCGCTTCCCGCGGCTGATTCCTTTGCCCCACACGGGGTAACCGGCAACCACATCGAGGGTTGCAGAGGTTTCAGCATGACGTGGCAGCGCGGGTCCGAATTCGTCGAAGGTGTGCACGTAGGGCATATCGCCACCGACAAAACGATTCCCTATTGGGTGATGATGCTTTTGGCTGTGGTCGGTTTCATCGTCGCGGGAGCGGTGATTGTGCTTGTGTTGGTCAGCAACGCCGATTTCGACACCGGACCGACGAAAGCGCCACCGCCGCCGGGAAACTGCGCACCGTTCTGCACCGGCCCCGCCGAACCTCCGCCGCCACCCGGATGACGCGCCTGCACTGAGCGCTGCCGTCGCCGGTCACAGGGGAAGGGCTCCAGGACATGTGGGAGGGCTGGGAAGAAGAGCAACGGGCGCGCCGCCGCCGGTGGCTCGAGCAGGACACCGAGTACTACGAGCCGCCCTATGAGCCCGGACACCAAGACGACCGCGACCCCCGCCAGACCGACTGGGCAGGCGCAACGATCGTTTTCGTCCTCTTGCTGGTGGCCGCGATCGTGCTACTGGTACTGGTCGTCACCGCCGATTTCGGCGAGCGCTCCGAGACCACCGTGCCGCGCACACCCGGACCCTGTGCGCCGTTCTGCACAGGCGGGTAGCCCGCGCCGCGGACCCAGGCGGCCCTAGACCCAGACGCCCTTGCCGACGGTGACCACACCGCCGTTGCTGATCGCGAACCGGTCCCGGTCGCGGTCCAGATCGACGCCGATGATCTCGCCCTCCCCGACCACTACGTTCTTGTCCAGGATCGCCCGGCGCACCACGGCGCCGCGTCCGATCCGCACGCCCGGCATCAGCACGCTGCCTTCGACGGTCGCGCCGTCGTCGATCATGACGTTGGAGCTGAGCACCGAATTGCGCACGGTGGCCGCGGACAGAATGCTGCCCGCCCCGACGATGGACTCCTGGGCCAGCCCGCCCTGCGCGAACTTCGCGGGCGGCAGGTTCTCGGCGGCGCCGCGGATCGGCCAGTGCCGGTTGTAGAGGTTGAACACCGGATGCACCGACACGAGATCCATGTGCGCCTCGTAGAAGGCGTCGATGGTGCCGACATCGCGCCAGTAGCCGCGGTCCCGGTCGGTGGCTCCCGGTACCTCGTTGTCGGCGAAGTCGTAGACGGCGGCCTCACCCGCGGCGACCAGCGCCGGGATGATGTCACCGCCCATATCGTGGTCGGAATCGTTGTCTTCGGCATCGGCGCGGATGGTGTCCACCAGGACCTTGGTGGTGAAGACGTAGTTGCCCATCGAGGCGAAGGTGACGTTCGGATCGTCGGGGGTCCCGGGCGGATGCGCGGGTTTCTCCAGGAACTGGGTGATCCGGCCGGTCTCGTCGGAGTCGATGCAGCCGAACGCGCCGGCCTCGCTGCGCGGCACCCGGATACCGGCGACGGTCACGCCCGCGCCGGATTCGATGTGGTGCGAGACCATCTGCTCCGGATCCATCCGGTAGACGTGATCGGCGCCGAACACCACGATGTAGTCCGGGTCCTCGTCGTGGATCAGATTCAGCGACTGCATGATCGCGTCCGCGCTGCCGGTGTACCAGCGCGGGCCCAGCCGCTGCTGGGCCGGGACCGGGGTGATGTATTCACCGCCGAAACCGGACAGCCGCCAGGTCTGGGAGATGTGCCGGTCCAAAGAATGCGATTTGTACTGGGTGAGCACGCACAGCCGCAGATAGCCGGCGTTGACCAGATTGCTGAGCACGAAGTCGATCAGACGATAGGCGCCCCCGAACGGGACGGCCGGCTTGGCGCGGTCCGCGGTGAGGGGGAACAGTCGCTTACCCTCGCCACCGGCGAGCACGATCCCGAGTACGTGCGGCTGGCTCCTCACAATTGCCAAACTACCGTGAAGTACCGGGGGACGGTGGGTCGGCGAAGCCGATCGGGCGGGCAAATGCCGTGTGAGTGGCTCGAGATGGACCGAGCGTCTAGTTTGAAGTGGGTGAGTTTCGGCAGCGATGGGGGAGATTCCGCGGCGAGCCCGGAGGGGCTCCGGGTCGCGATGCTGACTCGCGAGTACCCGCCGGAAATCTACGGGGGGGCCGGAGTGCATGTCACCGAACTGACCGCGCGACTACGCGCGCTCTGCGATGTCACCGTGCATTGCATGGGTGTGTCGCGCACGGATGCCGTTGTGCATCAACCC from Nocardia goodfellowii carries:
- a CDS encoding long-chain-acyl-CoA synthetase, with the protein product MSETPTTVSLFDLAKALPRMAFDAPSMLRGAKGMLVRGDDKASVGRYFQRKAHRHPDRIFLRFEGEKFTYRAANAEVNRYAHVLADRGVSRGDVVGVLMTNRPETLFVALAVVKLGATVGLLNYNQRDEVLTHSFGLLDSVLDVIGEDCREAFDSLAEKPSKVLFGNELREAARTADDSDPAVCEQVTARERAFLIFTSGTTGMPKASVMTHRRWTQSMAGLGGLGVRLHGDDALYCCLPLYHNNALTVALSSVLANNATYVLGHKFSASGFWDEVIREEATAFIYIGELCRYLLNQPAKPTDRQHRVRLAVGNGLRPELWDEFKRRFGIDRIVEFYGASEAPVAFVNAFGVDRTAGFTVLPYAIVEYDDENGSVKRDANGRLRRVEPGGVGLLLAKVTSRQPFDGYTDADATESKVVRDAFKDGDAWFDTGDLVRDQGWGHIAFVDRLGDTFRWKGENVATTQVEGALNKHDAIEAAVVFGVDLPGADGKAGMAAITLRDNAEFDGKALADLAYDQLPGYAVPLFIRVVSALEQTSTFKSRKVDLRKQGYQPDDDTDLYVLSGRAKGYIPFYEDYPDEVAARRAPE
- a CDS encoding zf-HC2 domain-containing protein; the encoded protein is MSGEAKPRFRPTEHLASEAIAAYVDGELRMNAYLRAAQHLAQCSECAAEVDAQQQARVALRQSGPIRIPHRLHDSLSRIPLGELPGAGATPGTGAERAAHPAAGNSRTEAVFGFLPDSFTATRWAQWWRK
- the sigE gene encoding RNA polymerase sigma factor SigE, which encodes MSGHSTNVPEQATLPEQVFSTESEVAEISEEELSGTAAFDATGDRSVMPSWDELVREHADRVYRLAYRLSGDAQDAEDLTQETFIRVFRSLSNYQPGTFEGWLHRITTNLFLDMVRRRNRIRMEALPEDYDRVPAEGPTPEDAYHDARLDPELQSALDALAPEFRAAVVLCDIEGLSYEEIGATLGVKLGTVRSRIHRGRQALRDHLAHNGAGQRVTAATSLG
- a CDS encoding O-methyltransferase encodes the protein MASNLEQNLAYVEESVVEDEVLVSARERATELGAAPVPPSVGALLSMYSQLLGARAVVEVGTGAGISGLWLLDGMREDGTLTTIDSEPEHQRAAKEAFRTADIPPARTRLINGRALDVLPRLADGAYDLVFIDAAPLEHPQYVEQAVRLLRQGGAIILHNALLGGRVPDAAQRDPATQAVRAATRAIAEDPELTSVLIPVGDGLLCASRG
- a CDS encoding trypsin-like peptidase domain-containing protein; the encoded protein is MTTESQNSGSAETNDSAAGRGQLDSPTSSAAGSLRPSDAPVLGPRPVYRPHVDTHTASAFRRPAGQVGSFAAYSASGAGNSAPQPGPELQNRPPDSVLAEAFGRPAGSTEILQRDPDAADPDTAVAGPVDPWRDPNAPARLGAPAIETPQPQELPESRKLSAREVLFGSRVAPKALAVLAAVALLIGLIGGLVGRMTAETGQTLTSRKVTLEQGDSQEQPHGQISKVANAVLPSVVSIRVTVGDNGATGSGVVIDGGGYVVTNNHVISMAAQDKSNRAVIQVTFSDGTRVPAQLVGRDQKTDLAVLKVDVKNLTVAEIGKSADVQVGDDVLAVGSPLGLSKTVTSGIVSALHRPVKLAGEGSDTNAVIDAVQTDAAINPGNSGGALVDMQGRLIGINTAIRSESGGSVGLGFAIPADVVTTVAQTLIRDGQMHHPKLGISPRTKQVANEQMSGAAVADVAEGSPAAKAGIVEGDVIVKVGNREVTGPEELIVAVQSHRIGETVTVVLIRDGRQVDVPVTLESD
- a CDS encoding TIGR00730 family Rossman fold protein, whose protein sequence is MVSEPVVRPYSVCVYCSASTADTDYLTLAAQVGTEIASRGWQLVSGGGHVSMMGAVATAARAGGANTIGVIPKHLVHKEVADTDADELVVTDTMRQRKQVMEDRADAFLTLPGGIGTLEEFFETWTGGYLGQHDKPVVLLDPNGFYRGLFDWIDELYQRKFVPQPALDRITVANTLAEAFAALKP
- a CDS encoding glucosyl-3-phosphoglycerate synthase, whose protein sequence is MTINTWDNPDWPVEELVAAKGGRTVSVVLPALNEEATVADVVASIRPLLGTLVDELIVLDSGSTDATAERARAAGAEVVTREQAVPELEPMPGKGEVLWRSLAVAGGDLIAFVDSDLIDPDPAFVPKLLGPLLTVDDMQLVKAYYRRPLRQGGATDAHGGGRVTELVARPLLAALRPELSQVLQPLGGEYAGSRELLTSVPFAPGYGVEIGLLLDTYDRLGLEAIGQVNLGVRTHRNRPLADLGVMSRQILGTVLGRSGVQDSGAALTQFPLVGDAFTAQSTEVSLTDRPPMNTLRPTRVAA
- the folP gene encoding dihydropteroate synthase; this encodes MFSPAVEPLPTLCGKPVQTDRALVMAIVNRTPDSFYDRGATFSDAAAMDAVARAVREGADLVDIGGVKAGPGDLVDAAEEARRVVPFVAAIRADYPQLLISVDTWRGDVAAAAVAAGADLINDTWAGADPELVRVAAELGAGIVCSHTGGAVPRTRPHRVRYADVVAEVTETVVNAAERALAAGVRRDSILIDPTHDFGKNTYHGLELLRAVDVLVNTGWPVLMALSNKDFIGETLGVELTERLEGTLAATAWSAAAGARVFRVHEVAATRRVVDMIAAIQGIRPPARTLRGLV
- the tatB gene encoding Sec-independent protein translocase protein TatB, whose product is MFSNIGWSEMVILLVAALVILGPERLPGAVRWTTRSLRQVRDYASGATSQLKQELGPEFDDLRKPLADLNELRGMTPRAVVTKHLLGGDDSVFKDIDGAVGDLRDSTKMPDYSMPKLQKPLERNETPPIDNDAT